The following proteins come from a genomic window of Gottfriedia acidiceleris:
- the mdh gene encoding malate dehydrogenase gives MSIRRRKISVVGAGFTGATTAFLLAQKELGDVVIVDIPQLENPTKGKALDMLEASPVQGFDANIIGTSDYADTADSDVVVITAGIARKPGMSRDDLVSTNSNIMKAVTREIVKYSPNCTIVVLTNPVDAMTYTVYKEAGFPKHRVIGQSGVLDTARFRTFVAQELNLSVKDISGFVLGGHGDDMVPLVRYSYAGGIPLEKLIPKDRLEAIVERTRKGGGEIVNLLGNGSAYYAPAASLVEMVEAILKDQRRVLPTIAYLEGEYGYSGIYLGVPTIIGGNGIEQIIELDLTADEKTALDRSVAAVKNVMNVLA, from the coding sequence ATGTCAATTCGTAGACGTAAAATTTCCGTGGTAGGTGCTGGGTTTACTGGTGCTACAACAGCTTTCTTGCTTGCACAAAAAGAATTAGGGGATGTAGTAATAGTTGATATTCCACAACTAGAGAACCCTACTAAGGGAAAAGCCTTAGACATGCTTGAAGCAAGTCCAGTTCAAGGATTTGATGCTAATATTATTGGTACTAGTGATTATGCTGACACAGCTGATTCAGATGTAGTAGTCATCACAGCAGGTATCGCTCGTAAACCGGGTATGAGCCGCGATGATCTAGTATCAACAAACTCAAACATCATGAAAGCAGTTACTCGTGAAATCGTAAAATACTCTCCTAACTGTACGATAGTTGTTTTAACTAATCCGGTTGATGCAATGACTTATACAGTATACAAAGAAGCTGGTTTTCCTAAACACCGCGTTATAGGACAATCTGGAGTTCTTGACACAGCTCGTTTTAGAACCTTCGTAGCTCAAGAATTAAATTTATCTGTTAAAGATATTTCTGGATTTGTTTTAGGTGGTCACGGAGACGATATGGTACCATTAGTGCGTTATTCATATGCTGGTGGTATTCCATTAGAAAAATTAATTCCAAAAGATCGTTTAGAAGCTATTGTAGAACGTACTCGTAAGGGTGGCGGAGAAATCGTTAATCTACTAGGTAACGGAAGTGCTTATTATGCTCCTGCCGCATCTTTAGTAGAAATGGTTGAAGCTATACTTAAGGATCAACGTCGCGTGTTACCTACAATCGCTTATTTAGAAGGCGAATATGGGTACAGCGGTATTTACTTAGGAGTTCCTACAATTATTGGCGGAAACGGTATTGAACAAATTATCGAATTAGATTTGACTGCTGATGAAAAAACAGCATTAGATCGCTCAGTTGCTGCTGTTAAAAACGTTATGAACGTTTTAGCTTAA
- a CDS encoding phage tail protein gives MSYTVDFKNVSTVGLESSPVVDALAGLRANEARYFMNKYKHEFTVVPASESQETLDYVNRILKEERDIVFAAKPLETSRFQVENIKFTYVFYEDGLSVNVMYTVDDPKKRAVGFKLSEGMEIPSELVEKFKFARQKSKLAGTIRGSYFVIKGEY, from the coding sequence ATGTCCTATACAGTTGATTTTAAAAATGTGTCTACGGTTGGTTTAGAGTCTTCCCCAGTAGTCGATGCACTTGCTGGCTTACGCGCTAATGAAGCTCGTTATTTTATGAACAAGTACAAACATGAATTTACGGTTGTACCTGCTAGTGAAAGTCAGGAGACACTTGATTATGTTAACCGAATTTTGAAAGAAGAACGTGATATCGTATTCGCTGCTAAACCTTTAGAAACTTCACGTTTTCAAGTAGAAAATATTAAATTTACCTACGTCTTTTATGAGGATGGACTTTCGGTCAACGTTATGTATACGGTTGATGATCCTAAAAAGCGTGCAGTTGGTTTTAAACTTTCTGAAGGAATGGAAATTCCATCGGAGTTAGTAGAGAAGTTTAAGTTTGCTAGGCAGAAGTCTAAACTAGCTGGAACGATTCGTGGCTCGTATTTTGTCATTAAAGGTGAATATTAA
- a CDS encoding MaoC/PaaZ C-terminal domain-containing protein — MLTKKAKIGRKLEDISIGEKLIVTEHIDEKHIYLYLALTGDTNPLYTQYNYASQTKYNKPIVPSFIISGLVSAAVTKHLPGPGSHIIKKELQFDQHIYHNETISIHFEVVEINSDLNEVCINVSVLNKTQTEIANGKLTVIPPTVNQSNALLYENF, encoded by the coding sequence ATGTTAACTAAAAAAGCAAAAATCGGGCGAAAACTTGAAGACATTTCAATTGGTGAAAAGTTAATTGTAACAGAACATATTGATGAAAAACATATTTACTTATACCTGGCTCTAACAGGCGATACAAACCCATTATATACTCAATATAACTATGCTTCTCAAACAAAATATAATAAACCGATTGTTCCAAGTTTTATTATAAGCGGGTTAGTCTCTGCTGCAGTTACAAAACATTTACCTGGCCCAGGAAGTCATATTATTAAAAAAGAACTTCAATTCGATCAACATATATATCACAATGAAACAATTTCAATTCATTTTGAGGTAGTCGAAATTAACTCAGATTTAAATGAAGTATGTATTAATGTAAGCGTTTTAAATAAAACACAAACAGAAATTGCTAATGGGAAACTGACAGTTATTCCACCAACGGTAAACCAATCGAATGCTCTACTATATGAAAATTTTTAA
- a CDS encoding response regulator transcription factor, translating into MNNKILVVDDEEHILTLIKFNLEQAGFQVVTATDGEEGLQKAVEEKPELIVLDLMLPKKDGMEVCKELRLQRNTTPILMVTAKDDEFDKVLGLELGADDYMTKPFSPREVVARVKAILRRSKLTETPVQSNEDADTLIIADLKILPEYYEAYFQGEKLELTPKEFELLLYLTKNKGRVLTRDQLLSAVWNYDFAGDTRIVDVHISHLREKIELDSKKPVYIKTIRGLGYKLEEPRLNE; encoded by the coding sequence ATGAACAATAAAATTCTTGTAGTTGACGACGAAGAGCATATCTTAACTTTAATCAAATTTAACTTAGAACAAGCAGGCTTTCAAGTTGTTACAGCTACTGATGGGGAAGAAGGTTTACAAAAGGCTGTAGAGGAAAAACCAGAATTAATTGTTCTAGATTTAATGCTACCTAAAAAAGATGGTATGGAAGTATGTAAAGAATTAAGACTTCAAAGAAATACGACGCCTATTTTAATGGTTACAGCAAAAGATGATGAATTTGATAAAGTATTAGGACTTGAACTTGGTGCAGATGATTATATGACAAAACCATTTAGCCCAAGAGAAGTCGTAGCTAGAGTTAAAGCTATTTTAAGAAGATCTAAACTTACTGAGACACCAGTACAATCAAACGAAGATGCGGATACTTTAATAATAGCTGATTTAAAAATTCTACCTGAGTATTATGAAGCATATTTCCAAGGTGAAAAATTAGAGTTAACACCTAAGGAATTTGAATTATTATTATATTTAACGAAAAATAAAGGTAGAGTATTAACTCGAGATCAATTATTAAGTGCCGTTTGGAATTATGATTTTGCAGGTGACACTAGAATTGTCGATGTTCATATTAGCCATTTAAGAGAAAAAATTGAACTGGACTCGAAAAAACCAGTTTATATAAAAACAATTCGTGGATTAGGATATAAATTAGAGGAACCAAGATTAAATGAGTAA
- the pnpS gene encoding two-component system histidine kinase PnpS has translation MSNLNRKLLYGFSAIIIVILVILGIVLGQIFKSFYLTNYDQRIEKETNLIASIMESNTPLTKNISNQMLKKISKDLNIDIILFDDHYNLIAKSSNENLELNISSKNLKAYLERLDKVDSAAKFIEKDSAAKYYGKKITDKNGNKQFLIVDYSTKSIKEVYRSISMLLFSLLGFVLFAIIILLIRYSHQFSKPIEDITQVAIELSKGNYKARTLAESNESTTMLSQAMNVLAKNLQEMTSQQEMQQDRLNTLIHNIGSGVVLINSRGHVNLINKTYRETFKIDSRSILGELYYDAFKHKEVIEIVEEIFLKEIKVRKQIILPLSIERKHFEIYGAPIIGINHEWKGIVLVFHDISELKKLEQVRKDFFANVSHELKTPITSIKGFTETLLDGAMENDELCKNFLSIILTESDRMQTLIQDLLDLSKIEQQNFKLELAEVSAKQVIEDVQQMLNQKAEEKNIDFKLYMNSPLVVYADALRLKQVIINLVDNAIHYTPAGGKVFITASETNDHIVLKVNDTGVGIGKEDISRIFERFYRVDKARSRNSGGTGLGLAIVKHLVEAHKGKIEVESKLGHGTSFIVTLNKNISM, from the coding sequence ATGAGTAATCTAAACCGAAAATTGCTCTATGGATTCTCTGCAATCATAATCGTTATTCTTGTTATATTAGGAATCGTGCTAGGTCAAATATTTAAATCGTTTTATCTGACAAACTATGATCAAAGAATTGAGAAAGAGACGAATTTAATTGCCTCAATAATGGAGTCGAATACCCCATTAACAAAGAATATTTCTAATCAAATGTTAAAAAAGATATCTAAGGATTTAAATATCGATATAATTTTATTTGATGATCATTATAATCTTATCGCTAAATCTAGCAATGAGAATTTGGAATTGAATATATCATCAAAGAATTTAAAAGCTTATCTAGAACGACTTGATAAAGTAGATTCTGCAGCTAAATTTATCGAAAAAGATTCTGCTGCTAAATATTACGGCAAGAAAATAACAGATAAAAACGGTAATAAGCAATTTTTGATTGTTGATTATTCAACTAAGTCAATCAAGGAAGTTTACCGAAGTATTTCGATGTTATTATTTTCATTATTAGGTTTTGTTTTATTTGCCATCATAATTTTACTGATACGATACTCGCATCAATTTTCAAAACCAATTGAAGATATTACACAAGTTGCGATTGAATTATCCAAAGGGAATTATAAAGCTAGAACATTAGCCGAAAGTAATGAATCGACAACAATGTTAAGCCAAGCAATGAATGTACTCGCAAAAAATCTACAAGAAATGACTAGTCAACAAGAAATGCAGCAAGACCGATTAAACACATTGATCCATAATATTGGTAGCGGAGTTGTTTTAATTAATAGTAGAGGTCATGTAAACCTAATTAATAAAACATATCGAGAAACGTTCAAAATTGACTCCAGAAGTATACTGGGTGAGCTATATTATGATGCATTTAAACATAAAGAAGTTATTGAAATTGTGGAAGAAATTTTTCTAAAAGAAATAAAAGTTAGAAAGCAAATCATTCTACCATTATCAATTGAAAGAAAACATTTTGAAATATATGGTGCACCAATTATTGGGATAAATCACGAGTGGAAAGGAATCGTTCTGGTTTTCCATGATATAAGTGAATTAAAGAAATTAGAGCAAGTTCGAAAAGATTTTTTTGCAAATGTATCTCACGAGCTTAAAACGCCAATTACCTCTATTAAAGGGTTTACTGAAACTCTACTAGATGGTGCAATGGAAAATGATGAATTATGTAAAAACTTCTTATCGATTATTTTAACGGAAAGTGATCGTATGCAGACACTTATTCAAGATTTATTAGACCTTTCAAAAATTGAGCAACAGAATTTTAAATTAGAACTAGCAGAAGTCTCAGCAAAACAAGTTATTGAAGATGTACAGCAGATGCTTAATCAAAAAGCAGAAGAGAAGAATATAGACTTCAAATTATACATGAATAGTCCGTTAGTCGTATATGCTGATGCGTTAAGATTAAAACAAGTAATTATTAATTTAGTTGATAACGCAATTCACTATACTCCAGCTGGTGGTAAAGTATTTATTACTGCCTCCGAGACAAATGATCATATTGTTTTAAAGGTCAATGACACAGGAGTCGGAATTGGGAAAGAGGACATATCTCGTATTTTCGAACGTTTTTACAGGGTAGATAAAGCAAGAAGTAGGAACTCAGGAGGGACAGGCCTAGGACTAGCAATCGTAAAACATCTTGTCGAAGCTCATAAAGGCAAAATCGAAGTTGAAAGTAAACTAGGCCATGGGACATCATTCATTGTAACATTAAATAAAAATATTTCGATGTGA
- a CDS encoding DUF4177 domain-containing protein — MYEYEFVKVNTKSSNRHYYDVVGNYAKSGWRLHQVVNNQQSIEGSCVELIFEREIDLN, encoded by the coding sequence ATGTACGAATACGAATTTGTAAAAGTTAACACGAAATCATCAAATCGACATTATTATGATGTAGTTGGGAACTATGCTAAGAGTGGCTGGCGCCTTCATCAGGTTGTAAACAATCAGCAATCAATAGAAGGTTCATGTGTTGAACTAATTTTTGAGCGAGAAATCGACTTAAATTAA
- the polA gene encoding DNA polymerase I, whose translation MLKKKLVLIDGNSIAYRAFFALPLLSNDKGVHTNAIYGFTMMLMKILEDEKPTHMLVAFDAGKTTFRHSTFKEYKGGRQKTPPELSEQFPLVRQLLDTYGIARYELENYEADDIIGTLAGQASKDEYEVKVISGDRDLLQLVDDRITVSMTKKGITEVEEYTPAAIHEKYEITPDQIIDMKGLMGDKSDNIPGVPGIGEKTAIKLLKQFQTVEGLYENIEEVSGAKLLQNLSENKEQALMSKQLATINKNSPIELTLNDTTLPEADTNKVAEFFKSLGFTSLLAKLDIKESIKDLEEINYEVLDSIEEKHLANHSSLIVEMIGENYHTEEIQGFGLSNEKGHFFIPTAVGLESDLFKKWLEDERVYKNVYDAKGAYVALKWRGINLNGVNFDPLLASYIYDPAQSNKEFADIVNSRIDFSIQTAETIYGKGAKQTKPSDEVLSEFIVRKTIAISKLKETLEESLRKNSQFELLTELELPLTFILGDMEFEGVTVREETLRTMGSELANTLKELEESIYELAGEKFNINSPKQLGVILFEKLNLPSGKKTKTGYSTSADVLEKLEAEHEIIRLILHYRQVGKLNSTYVEGLLKVINESDSKVHTRFNQVLAQTGRLSSIDPNLQNIPIRLEEGRKIRKAFVASKKDWLIFAADYSQIELRVLAHIAQDDNLMDAFKNDFDVHTKTAMDVFHVSADEVTSNMRRQAKAVNFGIVYGISDYGLSQGLGITRKEASIFIEKYFASFPKVKDYMSDIVQKAKLEGFVSTILNRRRYIPEISSSNFNVRGFAERTAMNTPIQGSAADIIKKAMILLDERLKVEKLQAKLILQVHDELILEAPKEELVILEKIVPEVMEHAVELVVPLKVDYNFGDSWFEAK comes from the coding sequence ATTTTGAAGAAGAAATTGGTTTTAATTGATGGGAATAGTATTGCCTATAGAGCTTTCTTTGCATTGCCTCTTTTGAGTAATGATAAAGGTGTACATACAAATGCAATTTATGGGTTTACAATGATGTTAATGAAGATTCTTGAAGATGAGAAACCAACCCATATGCTTGTTGCATTTGATGCAGGGAAAACAACATTTAGACATAGTACCTTTAAAGAATATAAAGGTGGAAGACAAAAGACTCCACCAGAGTTAAGTGAACAGTTTCCACTTGTTCGTCAGCTATTAGATACATACGGAATTGCACGTTATGAATTAGAGAATTATGAAGCGGATGACATAATTGGTACACTTGCAGGTCAAGCTTCTAAAGATGAATATGAAGTAAAGGTTATCTCAGGTGATCGAGATTTATTACAACTAGTTGATGACCGTATTACAGTAAGTATGACTAAAAAAGGTATTACTGAAGTTGAAGAATATACTCCTGCAGCGATTCATGAAAAGTATGAGATTACACCTGATCAAATTATTGATATGAAAGGATTAATGGGTGATAAATCTGATAATATTCCAGGTGTACCAGGTATTGGGGAAAAGACTGCAATTAAACTTTTAAAACAATTTCAAACAGTAGAAGGTCTGTATGAAAATATAGAGGAAGTAAGTGGAGCTAAGCTACTTCAAAATTTAAGTGAAAATAAAGAACAAGCCTTAATGAGTAAGCAATTAGCGACAATTAATAAAAACTCACCAATTGAATTAACTTTAAATGACACAACGCTTCCTGAAGCCGATACGAATAAAGTTGCGGAATTTTTTAAATCTCTTGGATTTACATCATTATTAGCTAAATTGGACATCAAAGAATCGATTAAAGATCTAGAAGAGATTAACTATGAAGTACTAGATTCAATTGAAGAGAAACATCTAGCGAATCATTCAAGCTTAATCGTTGAAATGATCGGAGAAAATTATCATACAGAAGAAATTCAAGGATTTGGTCTTTCAAATGAAAAAGGTCATTTCTTTATTCCAACAGCTGTAGGGTTAGAGTCGGATTTATTTAAAAAATGGCTTGAGGATGAGCGTGTTTATAAAAATGTATATGATGCAAAAGGTGCTTATGTTGCACTAAAGTGGAGAGGAATTAATTTAAATGGTGTTAATTTCGATCCGTTACTTGCTTCATATATATATGACCCGGCCCAGTCTAATAAAGAATTTGCTGATATTGTAAATAGTAGAATAGATTTTTCAATTCAAACTGCAGAAACGATTTATGGTAAGGGTGCAAAGCAAACTAAGCCATCAGATGAAGTTTTATCAGAATTTATTGTTCGGAAAACAATTGCTATTAGTAAATTAAAAGAAACATTAGAAGAATCATTACGAAAAAACAGTCAATTTGAACTACTAACCGAATTAGAATTACCATTAACTTTTATTTTAGGTGATATGGAATTTGAAGGGGTAACAGTTAGAGAAGAGACTCTTCGTACGATGGGTTCAGAACTAGCTAATACGTTAAAAGAGCTTGAAGAGTCTATTTATGAGTTAGCTGGTGAAAAATTCAATATTAATTCACCAAAGCAATTAGGTGTTATATTATTTGAAAAGTTAAATTTACCATCTGGTAAAAAAACAAAAACTGGTTATTCGACTTCTGCTGATGTACTTGAAAAATTAGAGGCAGAACATGAAATCATTCGATTAATTCTCCACTATCGTCAAGTTGGGAAATTAAATTCTACTTATGTAGAAGGTTTATTAAAAGTGATAAATGAATCAGATTCTAAGGTTCATACACGATTTAATCAAGTATTAGCACAAACTGGTCGCTTAAGTTCAATTGATCCTAACCTGCAAAACATTCCTATTCGTTTAGAAGAAGGTAGAAAAATTAGAAAAGCTTTTGTCGCATCTAAAAAAGACTGGCTGATCTTTGCTGCTGATTATTCTCAAATTGAATTAAGGGTATTAGCTCATATAGCACAAGACGATAATTTAATGGATGCATTCAAAAATGACTTTGATGTTCATACAAAGACTGCAATGGATGTTTTCCATGTTAGTGCTGATGAGGTAACAAGTAATATGAGAAGACAAGCAAAAGCTGTTAACTTTGGGATTGTCTATGGAATTAGTGATTATGGATTATCACAAGGGTTAGGAATTACAAGAAAAGAAGCGTCTATATTTATTGAAAAGTACTTTGCTAGTTTTCCAAAAGTAAAAGATTATATGTCAGATATTGTTCAAAAGGCTAAACTAGAAGGATTTGTAAGTACTATTTTAAATAGACGTCGTTATATTCCTGAAATTTCAAGCTCAAACTTTAATGTTCGTGGATTTGCTGAAAGAACAGCGATGAATACGCCAATACAAGGTAGTGCAGCAGATATTATAAAGAAGGCTATGATTTTATTAGATGAGCGTCTTAAAGTAGAAAAACTTCAGGCAAAATTAATTTTACAAGTACATGATGAATTAATATTAGAAGCTCCAAAAGAAGAATTAGTAATTTTAGAAAAAATTGTACCAGAAGTAATGGAACACGCAGTCGAGCTAGTAGTGCCATTAAAAGTTGATTATAATTTTGGAGATTCTTGGTTTGAAGCAAAATAA
- the mutM gene encoding DNA-formamidopyrimidine glycosylase — protein MPELPEVETVRRTLLDLIVGKTISTVIVSWGKIIKKPNEVDEFQILLKGQTIENINRRGKFLLFQLSDFTLVSHLRMEGKFRVFPADEPVASHTHVRFLFEDGTELRYQDVRKFGTMHLFNKGEENEGPPLAKLGPEPFSDEFTADYLRKKLESTNRKIKIVLLDQELVVGLGNIYVDEVLFKAKIHPETPASSLKPKQIKILAESITATLQEAVDLGGSTIRSYVNSQGQIGTFQDIIKVYGRKGLECHNCGQPIEKIKVGGRGTSFCPVCQPKKN, from the coding sequence ATGCCTGAATTACCAGAAGTTGAAACGGTCAGACGAACTTTACTGGATTTAATAGTTGGGAAAACAATCTCAACAGTAATCGTTTCGTGGGGAAAAATAATAAAGAAACCTAATGAAGTAGATGAGTTTCAAATTTTACTAAAAGGTCAAACAATAGAAAATATAAATCGTCGAGGTAAGTTTCTACTTTTTCAACTAAGTGATTTTACACTTGTTTCGCATTTAAGAATGGAAGGGAAATTTCGTGTGTTCCCAGCGGATGAACCCGTAGCATCTCATACTCATGTTCGATTCCTATTTGAAGATGGAACAGAACTTCGGTATCAAGATGTTCGTAAATTTGGCACAATGCATTTATTTAATAAAGGTGAGGAGAATGAGGGACCACCACTTGCTAAATTGGGTCCAGAGCCATTTTCCGATGAATTTACCGCGGATTATTTAAGAAAAAAGCTAGAAAGTACAAACCGAAAAATTAAAATCGTTTTATTAGATCAGGAGTTAGTAGTCGGTTTAGGCAATATTTATGTCGATGAGGTTTTGTTTAAGGCTAAGATTCATCCGGAAACACCTGCATCATCATTAAAGCCTAAACAAATAAAAATACTTGCCGAATCCATTACAGCAACTTTACAAGAAGCTGTGGATTTAGGTGGAAGCACAATTCGTTCTTATGTAAATTCACAAGGTCAAATAGGAACTTTTCAAGATATCATAAAAGTATATGGCAGAAAGGGTTTAGAGTGTCATAATTGCGGCCAACCAATAGAAAAAATAAAAGTTGGCGGCAGAGGTACTTCTTTTTGCCCAGTCTGTCAGCCTAAAAAAAATTAA
- the ytaF gene encoding sporulation membrane protein YtaF, with translation MVNMLSLILLACALSLDSCSVGFTYGLRKVKIPLKSIITIASCSGIILMTSMGIGHAITDFFSPIVAKRIGGFVLVCIGLWVLFQFYRSNKGSTIEEKNEIEDKGIDWEFEILGVVVKILKKPTTADIDRSGSINGLEAMLLGFALSLDAFGAGIGASLLGFSPLLTAIVTSTASALFLLFGMKLGNVLSKTLWLQKLTFLPGVFLILIGLMKM, from the coding sequence ATGGTTAATATGCTATCATTAATACTACTAGCATGCGCACTAAGCTTAGATAGTTGCAGTGTTGGATTTACTTATGGACTTCGAAAAGTAAAAATTCCTTTAAAATCAATCATTACAATTGCATCTTGTTCAGGGATCATATTAATGACATCCATGGGGATTGGGCATGCAATAACAGACTTTTTTTCACCAATAGTAGCAAAAAGAATCGGAGGATTTGTACTTGTATGTATAGGATTATGGGTACTTTTTCAATTTTACCGATCAAATAAAGGATCAACTATAGAAGAAAAGAATGAGATAGAAGATAAAGGGATTGACTGGGAATTTGAAATTCTAGGTGTTGTCGTAAAAATTTTAAAGAAGCCTACAACTGCAGACATAGATCGCTCAGGTAGTATTAATGGATTGGAAGCGATGTTACTTGGGTTTGCACTTTCACTTGATGCCTTTGGGGCTGGTATAGGTGCATCACTACTTGGATTTTCACCACTATTGACGGCAATCGTAACATCTACTGCAAGTGCTTTATTCCTATTATTTGGTATGAAATTAGGAAATGTGTTATCGAAAACATTGTGGCTTCAAAAGTTAACTTTTTTACCAGGTGTTTTTTTAATATTAATTGGATTAATGAAGATGTAA
- the coaE gene encoding dephospho-CoA kinase (Dephospho-CoA kinase (CoaE) performs the final step in coenzyme A biosynthesis.) — translation MGKIFGLTGSIASGKSTVSNFLKELNVPIVDADVIAKEVVEIGQPAYKKIVEAFGSEILLDSGEINRPFLGSIIFNNEEKRLQLNEIVHPEVRREMKEQADRYIKQGEPLVILDIPLLYEGNSIELVEKVIVVTVSEENQLKRLMNRNGLSKEDALLRIASQIPVKEKAARADYVINNNGDFEDTKRQVKDLLNKIIS, via the coding sequence ATGGGTAAAATTTTTGGCCTAACTGGTAGCATTGCAAGTGGAAAAAGTACAGTTTCCAATTTCTTAAAGGAATTAAATGTACCAATTGTTGATGCAGACGTAATTGCAAAAGAAGTGGTTGAAATTGGACAACCTGCATATAAAAAAATTGTTGAGGCTTTCGGAAGTGAGATTCTTTTAGATTCTGGTGAAATTAATCGACCATTTCTCGGAAGTATTATTTTTAATAATGAAGAAAAGCGCTTACAACTTAATGAAATAGTCCATCCAGAAGTAAGACGCGAAATGAAAGAACAAGCTGATCGATACATAAAACAAGGTGAACCACTTGTTATATTAGATATTCCTCTTTTATATGAGGGTAACTCAATTGAATTGGTGGAAAAAGTAATTGTAGTGACAGTTTCGGAAGAAAATCAACTAAAGCGTTTGATGAATCGTAATGGTTTATCGAAAGAGGATGCACTTTTACGTATTGCATCTCAAATACCAGTTAAAGAAAAAGCAGCACGAGCTGATTACGTAATTAATAACAATGGTGACTTTGAGGATACAAAAAGACAAGTTAAAGACCTATTAAATAAAATTATTTCATAA
- a CDS encoding glyceraldehyde-3-phosphate dehydrogenase — MVNVAINGFGRIGRMVFRQAINNGDYNIVAINASYPSETLAHLIKYDTVHGKFDGEVIANADHLIVDGKRVELISERNPELLPWNELNVDIVIEATGKFNDAEKAKMHITAGAQKVILTAPGKNEDITVVIGVNDDKLDLENHHIISNASCTTNCLAPVVKVLDEQFGIVNGLMTTVHSFTNDQKNIDNPHKDLRRARACSQSIIPTTTGAAKALSKVLPHLNGKLHGMALRVPTPNVSLVDLVVDLKREVTVEEINEVFETASKGSMHGIIEYCNEPLVSIDFNTNTHSAIIDSLSTMVIDGTKVKVLAWYDNEWGYSRRVVDLVSIVASKIKKLETV, encoded by the coding sequence ATGGTAAATGTAGCAATAAATGGATTTGGTCGAATTGGACGCATGGTTTTCCGTCAAGCGATAAATAATGGAGATTATAATATCGTTGCAATTAATGCAAGTTATCCTTCTGAAACTTTAGCGCACTTAATTAAATATGATACAGTTCATGGCAAGTTTGATGGTGAAGTAATTGCAAATGCAGATCATTTAATCGTTGATGGTAAGCGTGTGGAATTAATTAGTGAAAGAAATCCAGAGTTACTTCCATGGAACGAGCTTAATGTTGATATAGTAATTGAAGCAACAGGAAAATTTAATGATGCTGAAAAAGCAAAAATGCACATTACTGCTGGAGCTCAAAAAGTAATTTTAACAGCACCTGGTAAAAATGAAGATATCACAGTAGTAATTGGCGTAAATGATGACAAATTAGACCTAGAAAATCATCATATTATTTCAAACGCATCTTGTACAACTAACTGTTTAGCGCCAGTTGTAAAAGTATTAGATGAGCAATTTGGTATTGTTAATGGATTAATGACAACTGTTCATTCATTTACAAATGATCAAAAAAATATTGATAATCCACATAAAGATTTACGTCGTGCTCGTGCTTGCAGTCAATCAATTATTCCAACAACTACAGGTGCAGCAAAAGCATTATCTAAAGTACTTCCACATTTAAATGGCAAGTTACATGGTATGGCTTTACGTGTTCCAACTCCAAACGTATCACTTGTTGACCTAGTTGTTGACTTAAAGAGAGAAGTAACTGTAGAAGAAATTAATGAAGTATTTGAAACGGCTTCTAAAGGTTCAATGCATGGAATTATCGAATATTGTAACGAACCATTAGTATCCATCGATTTTAATACAAATACACACTCTGCAATTATTGATTCTCTTTCTACAATGGTAATCGACGGTACAAAAGTTAAAGTATTAGCTTGGTATGATAATGAGTGGGGCTACTCAAGACGTGTAGTTGACTTAGTGTCAATCGTTGCATCTAAAATAAAAAAGCTTGAAACTGTTTAA